A window of candidate division KSB1 bacterium contains these coding sequences:
- a CDS encoding redox-sensing transcriptional repressor Rex: protein MHRLPKPTLSRLCQLHRVLKTLEQQDISRISSFQLADRLGVGSHSIRKDISHLDEKGSGGGGYDVKQLAAVIADKLGLAQMRNMCIVGLGKLGRALLNLNYQPDTYNLVAGFDSNTNRVETIRTHIPVYPAYNIPEIIPQLNIEIAMLTVPTEAAQDMTDTLINAGIRGILNFTQRIITIPDKPVFISNIDIMTELSILSSFITLKSQ from the coding sequence GTGCACAGATTACCCAAACCAACACTTTCACGTCTTTGTCAGCTGCACCGGGTTCTGAAGACCCTGGAACAACAGGATATCTCACGCATCTCCTCTTTTCAGCTGGCGGATCGACTCGGCGTGGGATCGCATAGTATCCGTAAAGACATCAGTCATTTGGATGAAAAAGGCAGCGGAGGCGGCGGTTATGATGTCAAGCAGCTTGCCGCCGTCATAGCAGACAAGCTGGGACTGGCACAGATGCGTAATATGTGCATTGTCGGCCTGGGCAAACTCGGCCGCGCTCTTCTCAATCTCAACTATCAACCGGATACCTATAATCTTGTAGCCGGATTTGATTCCAATACCAACAGGGTTGAGACAATACGTACTCATATTCCGGTCTATCCCGCTTATAATATCCCGGAGATTATTCCTCAGCTGAATATAGAAATCGCAATGCTGACGGTGCCGACAGAAGCTGCTCAGGACATGACCGACACATTGATTAATGCGGGCATACGCGGGATACTGAATTTCACACAGCGTATAATTACTATCCCGGACAAGCCTGTTTTTATAAGCAATATAGATATTATGACAGAACTTTCCATCCTATCATCGTTTATCACCCTAAAAAGTCAATAA
- the serC gene encoding 3-phosphoserine/phosphohydroxythreonine transaminase, with product MTRVYNFSAGPATLPESVLKKAADEMLDYNGTGMSVMEMSHRSKAFDDIIKSAEAVLRELLNIPDNYHVLFLQGGASTQFAMVPMNIMTKNGKADYVHTGAWSKKAIPEAERFGTVNIIASSEDKNYTYIPELNPASFTKDADYFYIVTNNTIYGTRYTQIPDTGNVPIVADMSSNILSEEIDVNKFGIIFAGAQKNIGPAGVTIIIIRDDLVGNAPDTLPTMLNYKTHVSKDSLFNTPPCYNIYIAKLVFDWLKNNGGIKAMQAQNEEKAALLYDYLDQSDFFKGTAEKKDRSLMNVPFVSPDADLDKQFIAEAEEQGLKTLKGHRSVGGMRASIYNAMPVDGVKKLVGFMKNFEQTHK from the coding sequence ATGACACGAGTTTATAATTTTTCCGCGGGTCCTGCAACCCTGCCCGAATCGGTGCTCAAAAAAGCAGCAGATGAAATGCTGGATTACAACGGAACCGGCATGTCTGTGATGGAGATGAGCCACCGATCAAAAGCATTTGATGATATTATTAAATCCGCTGAAGCTGTTTTGAGAGAGCTTTTAAACATCCCGGATAATTATCATGTCCTTTTTCTTCAGGGCGGAGCCTCGACCCAGTTTGCCATGGTTCCGATGAATATTATGACGAAAAACGGCAAAGCAGATTATGTGCATACCGGCGCCTGGTCAAAAAAAGCCATACCGGAAGCCGAACGATTTGGTACTGTCAATATTATTGCATCATCCGAAGATAAAAACTATACTTATATTCCTGAGTTGAATCCGGCCTCCTTTACCAAAGACGCCGATTATTTTTATATCGTCACCAACAATACCATCTATGGAACACGTTACACACAAATTCCTGACACAGGTAATGTTCCGATTGTGGCTGATATGTCATCTAATATCTTGTCTGAAGAAATAGATGTCAACAAATTCGGGATTATCTTTGCAGGCGCGCAAAAAAATATAGGACCGGCCGGTGTGACCATCATCATCATCCGTGATGATCTGGTTGGAAATGCCCCGGATACTTTACCTACAATGCTGAATTACAAAACACATGTATCCAAAGACTCTCTGTTCAACACCCCTCCCTGCTATAATATTTATATCGCAAAACTGGTGTTTGACTGGCTGAAAAACAACGGCGGCATCAAAGCCATGCAGGCACAAAATGAAGAGAAAGCAGCGCTTTTATATGATTATCTGGATCAATCCGATTTTTTCAAGGGAACAGCCGAGAAAAAAGACCGTTCTTTGATGAATGTACCGTTTGTATCGCCTGATGCGGATTTGGATAAACAATTTATCGCCGAGGCTGAAGAGCAGGGGTTAAAGACTTTAAAAGGCCATCGGAGCGTAGGCGGTATGCGCGCCAGCATTTACAACGCCATGCCCGTTGACGGTGTTAAAAAACTTGTCGGATTTATGAAAAATTTTGAACAAACACACAAATAG
- a CDS encoding phosphoglycerate dehydrogenase yields MYKIKTYNKISPRGLDLLPRDQYEVSSETVNADGYILRSYKLHDEPFPESLLAIARAGAGVNNIPVDDCTKRGIVVFNTPGANANGVKELVLCSLFLASRKIVQGVDWAKTQIGEGDQVPKLIEKNKSQFAGPEIKGKRLGIIGLGAIGVNVANDAYDLGMDVIGFDPFLSVDSAWGLSRNIQRAVSLDDLVSKADYISIHAPLTDKTRGMFNAEKFSIMKKGVRILNFARGGLVNNNDIKKALDDGIVTCYVTDFPDEELLKHDSVIGVPHLGASTPESEDNCAIMAATQLVNYLECGNVVNSVNFPDCEMQFTGDIRLIVINQNIPAMVQKITGVLADRNINISNMLNRHQDEYAYNIIDIEGNFDEKAIGELKAIDGIIAARVIECK; encoded by the coding sequence ATGTACAAGATAAAGACGTACAATAAAATTTCACCACGTGGTCTTGATTTGCTGCCCAGAGATCAGTATGAAGTGTCCAGTGAAACAGTTAATGCCGACGGATATATTCTGCGCAGTTATAAACTCCATGACGAGCCGTTCCCGGAGTCACTTTTGGCCATTGCTCGAGCCGGAGCTGGTGTTAACAATATACCTGTCGATGATTGTACAAAACGCGGCATCGTTGTATTTAACACCCCTGGAGCCAATGCAAATGGTGTAAAAGAGTTGGTTTTATGTTCATTGTTTCTGGCTTCCCGTAAAATTGTGCAGGGTGTTGACTGGGCCAAAACCCAGATCGGCGAAGGTGATCAAGTGCCGAAGCTCATCGAAAAAAACAAATCCCAATTTGCCGGCCCTGAAATCAAAGGCAAGAGGTTGGGTATAATCGGACTTGGCGCTATCGGAGTCAATGTTGCAAACGATGCTTATGATCTCGGGATGGATGTGATTGGGTTTGATCCGTTTTTGTCTGTGGACAGCGCCTGGGGTTTATCCCGTAATATTCAAAGAGCTGTTTCCCTTGATGATCTGGTCTCGAAAGCTGATTACATCAGTATTCATGCGCCGTTGACGGATAAAACCCGTGGTATGTTTAATGCGGAAAAATTCTCGATCATGAAAAAAGGTGTACGAATTCTCAACTTTGCCCGCGGCGGTCTGGTGAATAATAATGACATAAAAAAGGCGCTGGATGACGGCATTGTGACCTGTTATGTCACGGATTTCCCTGATGAAGAACTGCTTAAACACGACAGTGTAATCGGCGTTCCACATCTGGGTGCATCCACACCCGAATCCGAAGACAATTGTGCAATCATGGCTGCGACTCAGCTTGTAAATTACCTGGAATGCGGCAATGTGGTCAACAGTGTCAATTTTCCGGATTGTGAGATGCAGTTTACCGGCGACATACGCCTTATTGTCATCAACCAAAACATTCCGGCTATGGTACAAAAGATCACCGGCGTACTGGCAGACCGCAACATTAATATTTCCAACATGCTGAACCGACATCAGGATGAATATGCATATAACATTATCGATATCGAAGGCAATTTTGATGAAAAGGCGATCGGTGAATTAAAAGCTATAGATGGTATTATCGCCGCACGTGTTATCGAATGTAAATAA
- a CDS encoding c-type cytochrome domain-containing protein, whose amino-acid sequence MSGCEQNIVSDCDRVSDKSLIGNRTTFSQIQASVFNPNCVSCHSGTTPSGGLDLSNDVAYNNLVNEPVNTSEYVRVLPFDSDSSYLYLTLVGDNAPLMPPSGPLSDAKIDSVAAWIDRGAPND is encoded by the coding sequence GTGTCTGGATGTGAGCAAAATATTGTATCAGATTGCGATCGTGTTTCCGATAAAAGCCTGATCGGAAATAGAACAACATTTTCACAGATCCAAGCATCTGTTTTTAATCCGAACTGTGTCTCCTGCCATTCCGGCACCACACCGTCAGGAGGCTTGGATCTTTCAAATGATGTAGCATACAACAATCTTGTCAATGAGCCAGTCAATACTTCAGAGTATGTGCGCGTGCTTCCATTTGACAGCGACAGCAGTTACCTGTATCTGACCCTCGTCGGAGACAACGCACCTCTTATGCCTCCATCCGGGCCTTTGAGCGATGCCAAAATTGATTCTGTTGCCGCCTGGATTGATCGGGGCGCTCCAAATGATTAG
- a CDS encoding YceI family protein, with the protein MKLSILMLCLSLASFSYPAEYHVDTEAQNKVRFISDAKVETFDGVTGQIDGYVVWDNDAVLVNNKFYFEVELQTLDTGIGLRNRHMRENYLETETYPYATYEGTITEIDSAAIDSGFIAFTEGTFSVHGVEKPLEMEVQVTPDDDQYQAYSEFQVLLSDHYIKIPKLMFLKLSEIIQLQVKVYMQPVQK; encoded by the coding sequence ATGAAATTATCCATTTTAATGTTATGCCTTTCACTTGCCTCATTCAGTTATCCTGCAGAATATCATGTAGATACAGAGGCGCAGAACAAGGTCAGGTTTATAAGTGATGCCAAGGTAGAAACGTTTGACGGCGTGACCGGCCAGATTGATGGTTATGTGGTATGGGACAATGACGCTGTTCTGGTAAATAACAAGTTTTATTTCGAGGTGGAACTGCAGACACTGGACACCGGAATCGGGCTGCGCAACCGTCATATGCGTGAAAATTATTTGGAAACGGAAACATACCCCTATGCCACCTATGAAGGAACAATCACAGAAATAGATTCGGCTGCCATTGACAGCGGCTTTATCGCTTTTACAGAGGGTACCTTTTCCGTGCACGGGGTGGAAAAACCGTTAGAGATGGAGGTGCAGGTAACCCCGGACGACGACCAATATCAAGCATATAGTGAATTTCAGGTCTTACTCTCCGATCATTACATAAAGATCCCGAAACTGATGTTTCTCAAGCTAAGTGAAATTATACAATTACAAGTGAAAGTTTATATGCAGCCGGTACAAAAGTAA
- a CDS encoding DUF5777 family beta-barrel protein — protein MLQLFHSLNALVLPSAETPSRGDILFKVSHRFRPPVGDGIKAFWGLDGPANIRLALGYAITDRIFVNVGRTNVYDNADLQLRYKAWTWDNDLLPVVLTFQGGAAWNSQLDQPVR, from the coding sequence TTGTTGCAGTTATTTCATTCCCTGAATGCGCTGGTACTGCCGAGCGCTGAAACGCCTTCTCGCGGCGACATTCTTTTCAAAGTATCGCACCGATTTCGTCCGCCCGTGGGAGATGGGATTAAAGCGTTTTGGGGATTAGACGGCCCTGCTAACATCAGACTTGCGCTCGGGTATGCAATTACAGACCGTATTTTTGTGAATGTGGGACGTACAAATGTTTATGATAATGCTGATCTGCAGCTTAGATATAAAGCATGGACCTGGGACAATGACCTGCTTCCCGTTGTTCTGACATTCCAGGGCGGAGCTGCCTGGAATTCACAACTCGACCAACCGGTACGGTAA
- a CDS encoding DUF5777 family beta-barrel protein, translating into MYEDKLGLGFVPSYVYNAQPFCKDLQYSLVWGSYMQYYISEFWSLIIEYSPTLSGWRQTYNTVSLGIELETGGHFFKLFFTNQDKINMTQYLTGSDLTFNGNNLRFGFLISRIL; encoded by the coding sequence CTGTACGAGGATAAGCTCGGACTCGGATTTGTACCCTCTTATGTTTACAATGCTCAGCCCTTTTGCAAGGATCTTCAATACAGCCTTGTTTGGGGCAGCTATATGCAATATTATATTTCAGAATTCTGGAGTTTGATCATTGAATATAGTCCCACCCTATCCGGATGGCGGCAAACCTATAACACGGTTTCACTGGGTATCGAATTGGAGACAGGCGGTCATTTTTTCAAGCTATTCTTTACAAATCAGGATAAAATTAATATGACCCAATATCTGACCGGATCCGATCTAACGTTTAATGGAAACAATTTACGTTTTGGCTTTTTAATATCCCGTATTTTATAG
- a CDS encoding T9SS type A sorting domain-containing protein codes for MRLFVFVTVVFCAVSVFPRSKRVDQIPNGSVFQCRTCHTGTGGPRNPFGQLIEAEYLDVNGDVIWENDLAILDADEDGGTNGQELLDPDGSWEKGDGDPGSPDLVTNPGDPESVSGIRFAENKPETYGISNYPNPFNSGTQIQIFISKNGPVRIDIFDIKGQHIRTLVDSELPFRDVDI; via the coding sequence ATGAGATTATTTGTTTTTGTAACGGTTGTGTTCTGTGCAGTAAGCGTTTTTCCCAGATCAAAGCGGGTTGACCAGATTCCAAACGGCTCTGTATTTCAGTGCAGAACCTGTCATACCGGCACGGGTGGACCCCGCAATCCATTCGGTCAGCTGATCGAAGCTGAATATCTGGATGTCAACGGTGATGTGATATGGGAAAATGATCTTGCCATTCTGGATGCAGATGAAGACGGAGGCACAAATGGCCAGGAACTGCTTGATCCCGACGGCAGCTGGGAAAAAGGGGATGGCGATCCCGGATCCCCGGATTTGGTTACCAACCCCGGGGATCCGGAAAGTGTATCCGGTATACGGTTTGCTGAAAACAAGCCAGAAACCTATGGCATCAGCAATTATCCTAATCCATTCAATTCAGGTACACAGATTCAGATATTCATTAGCAAAAACGGACCTGTTCGAATCGATATATTTGACATTAAGGGTCAGCATATCCGGACATTGGTGGATTCTGAACTTCCGTTCAGGGACGTTGACATTTAA
- a CDS encoding calcium/sodium antiporter, with translation MLITFMFLSLGFFLIVKGADWLVNGASHLAKNFSISELAIGLAIVAFGTSAPELIVNIIASIQNKSDIVYGNIIGSNQFNLFFILGISGLITPLSVKSSTAWKEIPFSLIAVLVLFVLSSDELLRNASLSQLSRTDGIILVGLFAGFLFYVADQLKNEPKRELKTSNSIGTRHIVFYLIIGLAALFMGGEMVVRNAVEMAKKLGISEMMISLTVVAVGTSLPELATSVTAAVKRNNDIAVGNIIGSNVFNILLVIASSAVIRPIHYSDAYNAGLIVLIAGTLFLTLSMWTGGRRKLDRWEAFILLSGYLIFQTWFIMQHV, from the coding sequence GTGTTGATCACATTCATGTTCTTGAGCCTTGGCTTTTTTCTGATAGTAAAAGGTGCGGATTGGCTTGTCAACGGGGCATCGCATCTGGCAAAAAATTTTTCGATCTCTGAATTGGCTATCGGACTTGCCATTGTCGCTTTCGGAACTTCTGCACCTGAATTGATTGTCAATATTATCGCCTCCATTCAGAATAAATCAGATATCGTATATGGTAATATTATAGGCAGCAATCAGTTCAACCTCTTTTTCATTCTGGGGATTTCAGGGTTAATCACTCCCTTGTCCGTAAAATCCAGTACTGCCTGGAAAGAAATACCTTTTTCATTGATTGCAGTTTTGGTTTTGTTTGTTTTATCGAGTGACGAGCTTTTGAGAAATGCCTCTTTATCACAGCTCAGCCGCACCGACGGTATTATTCTGGTTGGTCTTTTTGCCGGTTTTCTATTTTACGTGGCTGATCAGCTCAAAAATGAACCCAAGAGGGAATTGAAAACCAGCAACTCGATAGGCACCAGACATATTGTATTTTATTTGATCATCGGTTTGGCTGCTCTTTTTATGGGTGGGGAGATGGTGGTCCGAAATGCCGTCGAAATGGCCAAAAAACTGGGTATAAGTGAAATGATGATCAGTCTGACCGTTGTTGCTGTCGGAACATCCCTCCCCGAACTGGCAACCTCGGTGACCGCTGCCGTGAAACGAAATAATGACATTGCCGTTGGAAATATAATCGGATCCAATGTTTTTAATATTTTACTGGTTATTGCATCCAGCGCGGTTATTCGTCCGATACATTATTCGGATGCATATAATGCAGGATTGATCGTCTTAATCGCAGGCACTTTATTCCTCACTCTGTCCATGTGGACCGGAGGACGGAGAAAACTGGATAGATGGGAAGCCTTTATTCTCCTGTCAGGTTATTTAATCTTTCAGACCTGGTTCATAATGCAGCATGTCTGA
- a CDS encoding dephospho-CoA kinase yields the protein MQRDPQTLARQDFNYIVIDAALLFEVKLDKLCDCTVTVDAPIDQCIERVKKRNHLTETQIRQRMRFQLSFQEKRARADYVLVNDAALEILHEKIKKLNDWILHFC from the coding sequence TTGCAGAGGGATCCGCAAACGCTGGCCCGTCAGGATTTCAATTATATCGTCATTGACGCGGCGCTTTTGTTTGAAGTGAAGCTGGACAAATTATGCGACTGCACCGTTACTGTGGATGCTCCCATCGATCAATGTATAGAACGTGTAAAAAAACGCAATCATCTGACCGAAACCCAAATCCGGCAACGGATGCGGTTTCAGCTTTCTTTTCAAGAGAAACGGGCAAGAGCGGATTATGTGCTGGTTAATGATGCCGCACTTGAAATCTTACATGAAAAAATAAAAAAATTAAATGATTGGATATTGCACTTTTGCTGA
- a CDS encoding dephospho-CoA kinase encodes MAAERQAVARGLQKFGAVVIDADAKGHLVLEMPDVKSKLGQIFGQGIFVKSDIDRKTLSKLAFESKENVQHLNRIVHPKILTLIAEGSANAGPSGFQLYRH; translated from the coding sequence TTGGCAGCGGAAAGACAAGCTGTAGCAAGGGGCCTGCAAAAATTCGGGGCTGTGGTCATCGATGCGGATGCCAAGGGCCATCTTGTACTTGAAATGCCGGATGTAAAATCAAAGCTTGGCCAAATATTCGGTCAAGGAATATTTGTAAAAAGTGATATCGATCGTAAAACACTTTCTAAACTGGCCTTTGAAAGCAAGGAAAATGTCCAGCATCTAAATCGAATAGTACATCCCAAAATTCTGACACTGATTGCAGAGGGATCCGCAAACGCTGGCCCGTCAGGATTTCAATTATATCGTCATTGA